The sequence aaTCAATCTCTTTTGCTCTTTCAACAACATTAGAGATCTCATTAATCGCATAGGGCCCtatgttttaatatattaatatatatgtacaattataaaaagaaaaaaataattgacccactaatattttgaaaaatgggGGCAATGTAATGTAgagattgaagaaaaaaaattgactttaataaaatttcattcattttcttgTCATATATCAAATATGGAAGGAAAAAATCGACTTTTTCTtttgttatactccctccgtccaccaaaaaaactctcatttggggttcggcacggagactaagaggCGAAAAGAAAGCTtgaaaaggtggtgtaaaggtaGTGCTAAAAGAcgaaaagggtagtgtttatgtattgtgatacttttactaatctttcactagttattgataatataaataataatataataataaaataataataataataataagaaagatataataataaaataataacaaaaacaatacaataataataataataataataagaaaataataacaataacataataataataagggataaaaaataaaaaaaataacgagTGGATAAAATacagaaataataaaaataataataataaataataatagaataaggataataagaagaataacaaaataagaagaagaagaaaacaataacagagaagaagaagaagaagaagaataagaataagaagaataagaagaagaaaaaaagaagaagaagaagaaaaataacaaaacaacaacaaacaacaaacaacaacaataagaagagataataataataataataagataataatataataataataataataataataattaataataataaaataacaatacaataacaataacaataataataataacaatataaagaataataacaataataagaataagaataagaataataatataataatataataataacaataccaatataataataataataataataatataataatataataataataatataataataataataataataaaataataataataatataataataataataataataacgataataataaggataataatataataaggataataataacaataataataataataataacaataataataataataaataataataacaataacaataataataataataataataataataataataataataataataataataataataataataacaataacaataataataagaataataataataataataacaataacaataataataagaataacaataataataataatgataataatgataataataataataataataataataataataataataataataataacaataacaataataaggataataatgataataataataataataataataataataaaaataataataataataataatataataaggataataataataataatataaggataataataataataataataataataataataataataataataataataataataataataataataataattaatgataGAGTAAAGTGGGGCCAATAGGTAAAGGTGTACTAATTTTAAaagcaagggagggtataattgtccaaaaagtagagtaagagtttttttggtggacaaatatttaagggcaagtaggagtttttttagtggacggatggagtatatgagTAATTATAGaaaattattgtaaaaatatttcattatataatttttatgaaaattattttaattttttttgtcatatttTGCCCCTCCTGTCTATAGGGGCGTGGCCGCGTGGCTCCGTCCTGATTGGAGATGATATTAGAGGGGCCAAAAGAAGAGTGAAAACCACTTCAACTTCAATAACACCCTCAAAAAAACAAGAGTAGTATAAAAATAGTGATAGAATTTTTATATAGAAAAGGTTGAAAACGTGAGCTGCAGTAGCAATTTTGCGTATTAAATCGACGCCGACATAGTTTTTGAGAAGGGAAGTGaggattaaaataaataattccaCTATTATTCAGTATTTTCTAATATCTAGATTTAGATACAGGACTTGAAAAGTTATAGAATAAAGTAATTCATCGTTTGACTTCACTAGTGGAAAGTTCTcaacaaatgaaaataaataaataaaaataggactAGTCTGactgttaattaattaatagcaTTCATATCGAAATACGCTAATCATACTGAATCCAGATTCAAACTAAAACTTATTTCTAAGTAGCATATATTCACATATATAATGCTTTTTACTACAAATTTTATAGACTTTCAGTTATGGTTGGTTTTTAGAGTTTGTATTCTAAAGACATCATATCCACAGTCACAGCTCCAATTACATACCTTTTGATGTCGATGTTGATGATTTTTAGAGTTTGTATTCTAAAGACATCATATCTTTTGCTCCAATTACATACCTTttgcacattattattattattattattattattattattattattattattattattattattattattattattattattatagttgttgttgttgatattaAAATCAAGTCCTATATTCAATTCGATACAAAAAGAtattttttttcccaaaaaaatTAGATAATTGGCCAAAAAATCGATGGTCCAATTGGGACCGAATATCAATTCGTCGCCCACTTTCACTCATGAATTGTATGGTTTGGATTTTTGGAGTTCTATTTTGATTTACTATTCCCCCAAAAAGAATGGAttgattttgtttttgagaAAACGATGGAGGAGGAGTGACCTGAAGGAGAAGGCATCCATACACTACCCTCACACAAATTCAAAGTTGATTGAGAAATggtttatgattttttttattattattatttttagagtGGTTTATGATTTTTTAGTTATCTTTGAAATTGACTCATCTCTTTATAATTTAAGCgacactaaaaaaaaaaaaaggccttATAATCTGTTACATATTTTGGAACATGTTAAGAGTTTTATTAACTTGTGTTTAATTTAAtctcataaaaatatttcaGTCTATTTAGTTTTTAAGAGGTGTGGTTATTATTAGGTTGAATATAAGTATTTTTAACCATtatcattttaaataaattaacaagCCAAAAACATTGTAGAAATAAAACGGGAACGATAAAATTAAGACACCAAAATCTCTTTATTATAAGAAATTACTAATTTGAgtatattaaattatactataaaTTAGCAAGTTAAAAGCGTTGCGGAGATCTAGCTCCAAATGATAAAATTGAGACATCAAAATCACTCTTTTAGaagaaattatttattcaatttaataGTGCGATATGTATAgtgcatttaaaaaaataataaatctatgcagccacattgtggtcacCCACAATCTAGTTTAATGGGaaaatttcaatttagttttttaaataaaaattggatttaattatttcattgtattctctacattgttactccctccgtcccactgtaagtgagacctaTTTTTGAGCACGGaatttaagaaaaatgtattttgtgtgtaggtgaaaaagtgaaaaggtgtttaaagggGAAAaaattacccaaaaaggaaagagtctcacttacaatgggacgcccaaaatagaaagagtctcagatacagtaggacggagagagtattttttgTAATCTTtttgcatattttattttttaataaaaaaaatgttacaaaaaaatataaaaaaataaatacaatatagagaatatgaataaaataattaaatcttatttttattttaaaaaaataaattaaataaattaattttttttctatttaattaatttgtcgGTGACCACAATGTGGCCCTTGAGATCAAAAAACAATAGATAACTTCTATAAAAAAAGGGGGgggggtaattgcccctaaatacattatcTTTCCCcattttctggaattgcacatcacctttaaaattcgtctcataatacataacctttctttttcttctggaattgcacatggtcagccAACCACCAACCGGAAAAATGACGTGGATGCCGGAAACGCCATATATACACgccgaaaaaaaaattgatgtggcagccatgtaggatttttttttttttttgctattaaattcgaatttccagAATATAGAATTAAAGCATTAATTTTTCAAATCTCCAATTTTCCCCTAAATTCCCTAGTTTTACAATTTCCCATTTTTTATAATTGCCCTAGCGTCCAGACTTGAATTTTGATCTGCTCCACAATTGCCCTAGCGTCCAGCGATCTGCTCCACATTGCCTTAGCTCCAGCGATTACACCAACACCAAGAAAGGCTCCAGCTCCGGCGATTACACTTGCTCTAGCGATAACACCAACACAAACCAGCGGCGAAGGCTCCGGCGCACGCGACGAACTGGCGACCAATGCTCTGGCGTACGGAACGAACCAGGTAGGGAGATGAACCTGTCGCCGTTGATTTAACTTAAATTGCAATCTTTTCCCTAACATCAACTGCTAATTTGCATAGATTCCACAAACTCAATTAAAGCGAACAAGCCGACAATTTGAATTATTCATTATGCATTTGACGTGGGTTGCTTTCTTTATCCAGGACCTATTGTGCTGAAAACTTAGTTGATATAATCCTTTTTTGGCTGGTTTAAATGCATTTATTGTTGTCGTGTTGTTGATTATGGTAGAACTGCAGGGGTGATGAGAAATTGTTGTTTTCGTGAGATTTAGTGAGGAAAGGTTGCGATCAGTGATATCAGGAGGCCAACCATCGGGTTCGGCGCAAGCCGATAAAGATCCGTATGTTCGACAATTTGTTGCGAATGGGAAAATTGTAAAACTAGGGGATTTGGAAAATTAATGCCTTAATTATATATtctgaaaattcgaatttaatagcAGAAAAAAATCCTACATGGCTACcacatcaattatttttttttacagcgtgtatatgtggcgtttccagCATCCACATCATTTTTTCGGTTGGTGGTTggctgaccatgtgcaattctagaaaaaaaaataaaggttATATATTATGATGCGGATTTTAAAGATGAtgtacaattttaaaaaataaaaaaattactccctccgtcccggcttttggtatccaatTGAGAacgacacggattttaataaagtgattgatgtgttgtgagtggaataagggtcccacattttatgtgagagttaaaataattaaagtggagtaagggtcccacctacttttaccaaaaatataaatggatactaaaatatgggacggccaaaaaagaaaaattggatactaaaagctgggacggatggagtaatatatttaggggcaattacccctaaaaaaatattagcaAGTGAATAGAGAAGACTAGAAAAGATTTTTCAATAGGTGGAAAAAAGGAGGAGCAGAAAGCGTGATTACCTGTTAATTGTCGTCTATTCAAAACCGCGAAGGGTCCCAACATCCAACCACCACGCCGCGCGTCGCCCCCACCCGCCGCCTGGGCGCGCGTGCAACACTATCCCAATAAATATAGGCATCGCTGCTCCCATCAAATGCTCCCAAGAAAAATGTTGAAACAACACACAGCAGCTTCTCCACTCGCCATAATGAGACATGGGTAAAACTGCCAAGTGGTTGCGCTCACTCCTAAGCTCCAAGAAGTCCGAGCAGCCGTcgagggagaaggagaagaagaagaagagcagGTGGGCCTTCTCGAAATCCGCTGCTTATAAGTTGAAGAATGAGGACCCATATCTTGATGCTAACAAGCATGCAATAGCCGTCGCGGCGGCCACGGCGGCGGTAGCTGAGGCTGCTCTTGCTGCCGCACACGCCGCGGCTCAGGTGGTCAGGCTCACCACTGCCGCCGGAAGCGGGAGGAATGTTCCCGCCTATGACAGGCGGCGCGTGGCCGCGGTTACCAAGATTCAGTCTGCCTTCCGAGCATATTTGGTTAGTTTAGTTATCTACACAGTTATTTTTCCttcctttaattaatttttgctGTATATTTGTTTGAATTGACGCCTCCTTGTGTAGgccaaacttttttttttagtatggAACATCTACAATAAATCCTTCACAAATTTGGTCGTATATTTGTCAATttgattctaaaaaaaaaattgtcaattTGACTCCCACTATCTTACTTTGATGTTTGatcaatataattttatacttcTCCTTGGCATATTTAGTTGCATAATTCGCAGGTTTCAACATTACTAGTTTGTTCTTAATTCTTATGCTTCATTATTTCCAGCTTCCAACCACATATGCAGACAATACTACTAGGTGGTCTTGCAATTTTCATGTAGTTTATATATAGTTTCAAGGTTACTGCAATTTGCATGGAACTGTGATTGATTTGATCATCTCCTCCTTCACTAGAAAATCCATTTCTGCAACAAGTTGTGGATAGTAAAAATTGGGAGGCAATCCTTGTGAAGAATTTCAACTctcatttacttttttttttcccctatTCTGTTTGTTGTGTCATTGTCTGTAAACAGTTGGTTGTCGAATGGCACCGATGACTGGCTTCTGGGACAATAAATTCTTCAGTGGTGGGTTAACGTAATTATCGATGTAATTTACTTTCAGAAAATTGTTCCCACCTATCCCTTACTATTTCTAGTCCTTTCACTAACTTCACATTTTCTTGCTTTGAGTTTGTAATGTCTTCCAACAGTTGTTTAAACATTTTTAGAGAGAATAACTGACTTAAATAGACTTTCTATTTACTATGCTACTTGTTGGAGGCTTATTCTCTAAAGCAGTTGGATGAATGATGAACTCAAAGTTAAAGCAGTTTGGTAAAAGCTGGATACTGTTATTTTATATTGCATCATAATACCTTTGGAGTTTGGAGCTTGCCTTTAGTTCCTTGTGTTGTGTACTTTCTCttgttttaatatataattaaagttGTCCGCGATTATCAATTCATACAAATCAGCTAACCGAAGTCTCTACATTTCAAATTGATGAGATGCTGATTATGTTGTTTCTGATTTGAAGTCTTTATGTATGAATACGAGAAGGAAGGCTTTTTGATTCTTGGTGGCTGTGTTGTAGGCTAGGAGGGCATTAAAGGCACTTAAGGGGCTGGTGAAGCTTCAAGCTCTGGTGAGAGGCCACATTGTCCGAAAGCAAAGTGCAGATTTGCTTCATCGTATGCAAGCAATGGCCCGAATTCAGGCACGGGCCTCTTCACATAGATCTTACGTATCAGATTCTTGTAAGGCAAACTTCAGATTCTCCAACTATCAATCTTCAGTAAGTAGTCTAGTTTCCTTTTGATTTGCACAAATTAAGAATACTTGTTTTCTCATGTTCAATGGTACATTGCTTCACTTCGCCTCGTCTCCACAAGTAGCCTTTTAACACTTGGTTCATACCGTTGCTTACTGCAGGGAGCTGTGAATCCGAGAAACTATCATCAGTGGTCGGATACTGGTAAACACGGTGGATACATCACCACCAAGGTAAGTTAACTTCAACTTTTGTAGCTTATTGTTAGCCCAATATTCATATGGGAAAGAAAACTAGTGCACTAACTATGCCCTGATGGCATCAGCCATCGCGCACGAGCAATATTGGCAGCAGAGACATGGCGTCTAATTGGTTGAACCACTGGATCGAGCAGTATTCATGGAACAACCGCCGTGGAGATGATGATGAGAGAAGTGACAAGATACTTGAAGTCGACACATGGAAGCCCCGTGAGAGCACGACCAGAAGAGCCTCTCCTGCTGCACAAAGTTCATCAGCAACGGGGCAGGAATGTCTGAAAATCATCTCCTTGCCCAGACTCTCAGCGAAGCTCGAGAAACCGGATCCTAGTATATCCTCATCAGCAAAGGAGGTGGAGCAAGTTGCAGTTTGGACAGCTGAGAGTAGCCCTAGACCCAACACCAACCTCAGAGGGATGTTTACTCCAACGAGAAGCGAGTGTGACTACCTCACTCACCCCAACTACATGGCCAATACAGAGTCATCTCGGGCTAAACTTAGGTCTCAGAGTGTTCCCAAGCAGAGGATGCAGTTGGATGAGCGTTCTTGGGAGTCGGATGCCATCTCGGAGAAGGGCTGTGCTGTTCGACCCAGTCGTGCTAATGTAAACAGGCAAGGCAGTCATGCTCGTGTTAACGTTGTTAGCTCGTCGTATGGCTACAGATTTTAGAAGCTGATTATTACACGAGGAAAACTGCTGCTCGCAATCTGGTAAAttagttaaaataatatttgGCTCAAAGGAAACAAGGAATGTGTGGCGTTTCTTGTTTCTTGGAGCGTAGTGTCTTGTATTTATTGTTTGACGACATGGCAACATCGAATACAGATTATTTCAAGCGATTTCATGTATATCTTTTTGTGCGTTTCATTGATGTAGTTGGTAGAGTTTGCAAGTCAACATAAACAATTCAAAACATTTCAATCATCTGTCCAACTAATTCAACAAGATATCATGACATGTCGTGTAAACAATACATGATGCTTCTCTCTTAACTTTGACGAATAAATAAAAACGTGAAAAGGAGATTGAGTTCAATTAGAATATGCTTCATTAGAAAAATATCGCCACTACAGTGGATTCAGAACTGCATGAAAtaagaaaaattgaaataagCTATGAAATAGAGTCTATAGatcttcttattttatatttggaTTTCTTTCTATTGTTGATGTTGATGGTTCTATTTTTTACTTTCTTTGTATTCATAATTggtactatattttattttttgttttctatATATGGTAAGAATAGAGAGATGATGAGGATTGAATCTTGGATCTCAACTTTAACCCAAAgagtcttgttttttttttttatgaggcAATTAGTGTTACTAAAGGGGAAATTGGCATATTATCTAAATTTTCTTTTACAATAAAACTCTACGTGCTACTTCTTCCTGCTTAGTTGACCATGCCACAAAATCTTAGAACAAGTATGCACAAAAATGTTACACAATTTGTTAAAGAATATTGGACTAATTAAACCAAAACCATAATAATATATAGTAGTACTAGtatatgttttcttttattgaCGAAACCAAAGTTGTTTGATTTTCTTATTCTGCTCATGCCCATGAAAGTATGAACCACGGTGTATATGCGTTTCTTGGATGTAATTGTGGAGTTCGCAACTTAACAATAAACAAACGGAAAAAACTAATTAATCCACAGCCACATCAATCCATAATTATGTTACTTCCATTGGTTTGggaataaattttaaaattacacATCAAATAATTTAACAATTTGGAAACCGAAGCCTTGGTGTCTATAATCTTGTTGACAGAGACTCATTGATGGCAAGTAATGAACAGAATCGTAAAAAAAGTAGATGACAAGAAGaggtaaataaattaaagataagCAAGAAAAAGCATTATTATTAGAAAAAGAAACATGTTTATACATACACCATAAAAACTCTGTTTTCTTGGACAGCATCGCAATCTCCATCTCCATAACTGCTGCATTTCTTCATATTCGAATCCCATCATattattagagagagagaggaggaagAAAGGAGGACATATCTCTCTCTCGATCGAAACTTTCTCTCCTTTCTGCCCCCTCTCTCTCGCTGACAATATGAATATCGAAAATGTCACGCCAATATGAGATCTTCATACTACTAATGTAATGCCCTTTATATAAACTAGGAGTTTAGTTGTTTTCTTCATAGCGTAGATTTCAAGTTGGGCCTAGATTTGCGTCacaataaaatcaaattcaCTCGTAAGgttatttgttttcttttttccaacGGCAACTATATATACTCATCATTGGTTCGAttccaatttttaaaattcagataCGAAATTTTATAATAcgaatacaaatatttttttaaatttgattaattatcaaATACGGTTCGAGAATtacgatattcgattcgatattcaaaaatattctatatatatatgaagtaatatttatattttaaaaaataaagaataaaatagatatataattaaaataagcaaaaaaagaatatttatttagatgatgatgataatatatatatatatatatatatatatatatatatatatacacttgtCTTCTCATAAGCTTTTAGTTCCATTCAGATAACATATTTAATTTAGACCAAGCTACCAAATACAACctataaattaatttagaaaTTGGACTAAAAAAAGATAATGATGAGATAAAAAAGTTATTACTGAATCAAATTCGAAAAAAAGCATGCTTTCTACAAACAACCTAATCTATGTATGTAGGAAAGACCGCTCAGAAACAATTATGCAAAACAAAGTAACAATTAGAATAGAAACaccacataaatatatatatatcatcccaATCTAAACTCTGAACATAACATTGCAGCTTTCAAGTGGCATCACAGTTCCATTTAGAGGTCGGGACACAGCTCAAGTAGCGGCACCAATGGCAACGCTCATACGCATTCACTCCTCGAAACAGCATCACCAATGCAACGCTAAACCTGTGCATTTGAACATCACATGCATTAACACAAACGCTTCTGCAACGAGTTCGGAGCTCTAGATTTTTTAAGGTAAAAACGATACACACCCGACAATCAGCAGTGCCAGAGAGACAACGAGCAGCACGTACTGGTATCCCTTATATTTGGGCGTCACACCACGAATCCCAGCTGCTGGATTGTGGCGTGCTAACCACGCAAATTGAGGACGAGGGAGGAGGATAAAGCCAAGTAAAATGCCGGTCAGGAATCCACCAATATGAGCAAAGTTATCCACATAAGGAAGAATCCCAATGCCTAAATTGATCACGACTATCACTATGAGCGTCAATAGTGCAGCCACCTGCAAAAACCAATGAAAATAATCATATCTTACGACTCAATTCTATTGTAGACAACAAGAAAGATGAACATCACCCGACCTTGTTTGTATATATCGACCAGTTTGTGATCAACTCTGAAAGCATTGCTCCGAGAAGCCCAAAAAGTGCACCAGATGCACCAACAGAGATACTGTTCCGTATGAACAACGAAGATAGTACACTCCCACCAAATCCAGATAACAGATAGATTATGCCGATGCGTACTGGGAGAAAGATATCATAAGTTACTTATAAAGATAGTGTAATATAAGATGATTAGCTAAAGAAGCACTAGTTTACTAGTAACACTTTTGAGGTGATATCATCTCATAGCACTTACCAAATCCAAAATTCTGCTCAAGGCGTATACCAATGAAGACGAGACTCAGCATATTTGCAAGCAAATGTATTAGACCAGCATGTAACCAGATACATGAGATAAGCCTCCAGCCTTGGTGCTGATGCACTACCTTATCCCAATTAAGACCCCCAAATCTCTCCAACCTTCAAAAGGGCAAAGGTTTAGATTCAATActaatattttcaaaaattttcattttcctaGTTCCCATGGCCATGACCAGACAATGCATGCATCATTTAAAAGAAAACACAAGTTCGAGACATAAACGTCTAGCAACAACAAAAACGTAGACATCTCAAAATACTACTCCTATTACAAGCATGAATCTTCAAACAAGATGGATTGAATCCAGAATCAAATTAGACTCCCAATGGTAAATGTCATGTTAATGTTGTGTGATACCAATTCTGCCATCAAACCCACAATCATAATTAGACTAGCATCATGAATTATGGATATCTTCAATAAAGTTTCAACCTTATTTACAGGTTTATCCAAAAACTTAGTCAACCTATACTATCACTATTCACTAGGTAAACTTATTTTTGTAAGCTCCAGAATAAATCAAACATAGGTTGAGAAATAATTGAAGCTACAAGCATTTGAGTAGTAGCAATGAATTGGCAACCAACCGTCTCGTAAGGACGAAACAGTGGTTGGGCAAATAGCACCAGAATTCTCAATTTCTGTTTTTGTGATCAAAGGAAAGGGACATTAAACCTTTTTAGCCAACAACAAAAGATACCATTTCACCCATTCCCTAACAAAAAGCAGGACCATCAACGTTCTCGAAAATGTCTTCTCGAGCACCATATTTATATTAAAGGTATTTAAAAAAGGCAGTTACCAATTCatcaagaaaaagaaacaacaaaGGCGAAGAATTAAGACTTGGAAACACTCACTGTCTCAGAGTCCggtttcccaccaaaaattGAGAAGATATTACGAACACAAATCAAACTAAAAATTGACCTTTCATCCAACTCACAGCAAAAACAAAGGATACATAAAAAGGTTTCATAAATGTATAAACAGAAATCACCTGAGAGGGAGAAGCAGACAACAAAGATACAAAAAGAAACAATTTTTGCATAACCAAACTAAAAATTGAGCTGATTCTTACGTGGAAGAAGAAGGGCCAAACAGAGGATTCTCTCCGAGAGGCTGAAAGGAAAAGCGGCCAAGAAACCTGGCGACGCACTTGTGATCATCGCCGCTGCTTCTGATACGCTTCGGACAGTTATTGAAATACATCACCACGACGAACATCGCCACGTTGGCAGCCACGACAACCGGAACCAGCCATGATATCCagttcctctctctctcttcaatcgCGTACGCGTCTTCAGCTGAGCCCTTCACCGCCCTGCTTTCGATGTCCTGCCCCCTCATAGCTGCGGTTTCTCTTTCTAATATATTTACTGAGATTTAAAGTGAAACTGTTTGATTTATTGGCGTTAAATCTTGGCTGTTATCGTGTTGTGAAGTGGGATTAGTGGGTTTtaagagagggagggagaaCGTG comes from Salvia miltiorrhiza cultivar Shanhuang (shh) chromosome 3, IMPLAD_Smil_shh, whole genome shotgun sequence and encodes:
- the LOC131014569 gene encoding protein IQ-DOMAIN 24-like codes for the protein MGKTAKWLRSLLSSKKSEQPSREKEKKKKSRWAFSKSAAYKLKNEDPYLDANKHAIAVAAATAAVAEAALAAAHAAAQVVRLTTAAGSGRNVPAYDRRRVAAVTKIQSAFRAYLARRALKALKGLVKLQALVRGHIVRKQSADLLHRMQAMARIQARASSHRSYVSDSCKANFRFSNYQSSGAVNPRNYHQWSDTGKHGGYITTKPSRTSNIGSRDMASNWLNHWIEQYSWNNRRGDDDERSDKILEVDTWKPRESTTRRASPAAQSSSATGQECLKIISLPRLSAKLEKPDPSISSSAKEVEQVAVWTAESSPRPNTNLRGMFTPTRSECDYLTHPNYMANTESSRAKLRSQSVPKQRMQLDERSWESDAISEKGCAVRPSRANVNRQGSHARVNVVSSSYGYRF
- the LOC131014570 gene encoding RHOMBOID-like protein 2 — translated: MRGQDIESRAVKGSAEDAYAIEERERNWISWLVPVVVAANVAMFVVVMYFNNCPKRIRSSGDDHKCVARFLGRFSFQPLGENPLFGPSSSTLERFGGLNWDKVVHQHQGWRLISCIWLHAGLIHLLANMLSLVFIGIRLEQNFGFVRIGIIYLLSGFGGSVLSSLFIRNSISVGASGALFGLLGAMLSELITNWSIYTNKVAALLTLIVIVVINLGIGILPYVDNFAHIGGFLTGILLGFILLPRPQFAWLARHNPAAGIRGVTPKYKGYQYVLLVVSLALLIVGFSVALVMLFRGVNAYERCHWCRYLSCVPTSKWNCDAT